In Streptomyces sp. NBC_01551, one DNA window encodes the following:
- the thrC gene encoding threonine synthase: protein MRRKGLAIMAAQTVATSVDLGPATGLSCRECGTRFELGPIFACVECFGPLEVAYELPTGDPAALRAAIEAGPNNIWRYAPLLPVPADVASKPSLNPGFTKLVDAENLAKELGVTGKLYVKDDSGNPTHSFKDRVVAIAVEAARAFGFTTLSCSSTGNLAGAVGAAAARAGFRSCVFIPHDLEQGKVVMAGVYGGDLVGIEGNYDDVNRFCSELIGDPLGEGWGFVNVNLRPYYGEGSKTLAYEICEQLGWRLPDQIVIPIASGSQLTKIDKGLQELVKLGLVEDKPYKIFGAQAEGCSPVSTAFKAGHDVVRPQKPNTIAKSLAIGNPADGPYVLDIARRTGGYVEDVTDEQVVEAIKILAQTEGIFAETAGGVTVGVTKKLIENGQLDPALTTVVLNTGDGLKTLEAVAADSGQTATIRPSLDAFRAAGLA, encoded by the coding sequence ATGAGGAGAAAGGGCCTCGCCATCATGGCTGCACAGACTGTTGCCACCTCTGTCGACCTCGGACCTGCCACCGGCCTTTCGTGTCGCGAGTGCGGTACCCGCTTCGAGCTCGGCCCCATCTTCGCCTGCGTCGAGTGCTTCGGGCCGCTGGAAGTGGCCTACGAGCTCCCGACCGGCGACCCGGCGGCCCTGCGGGCCGCGATCGAGGCCGGCCCCAACAACATCTGGCGCTACGCGCCGCTGCTGCCCGTCCCGGCGGACGTCGCCTCCAAGCCCAGCCTGAACCCGGGCTTCACCAAGCTCGTGGATGCCGAGAACCTGGCCAAGGAGCTGGGCGTCACCGGCAAGCTCTACGTCAAGGACGACTCCGGCAACCCGACGCACTCCTTCAAGGACCGCGTCGTGGCCATCGCCGTCGAGGCCGCCCGCGCCTTCGGCTTCACCACCCTGTCCTGCTCCTCCACCGGCAACCTGGCCGGCGCCGTCGGCGCCGCGGCCGCCCGCGCCGGCTTCCGCTCCTGCGTGTTCATCCCGCACGACCTGGAGCAGGGCAAGGTCGTCATGGCCGGTGTCTACGGTGGCGACCTCGTCGGCATCGAGGGCAACTACGACGACGTCAACCGCTTCTGCTCCGAGCTCATCGGCGACCCGCTGGGCGAGGGCTGGGGATTCGTCAACGTCAACCTGCGCCCGTACTACGGCGAGGGCTCCAAGACCCTCGCGTACGAGATCTGCGAGCAGCTCGGCTGGCGGCTGCCGGACCAGATCGTCATCCCGATCGCGTCCGGCTCCCAGCTGACGAAGATCGACAAGGGGCTCCAGGAGCTGGTCAAGCTCGGTCTGGTCGAGGACAAGCCGTACAAGATCTTCGGCGCCCAGGCCGAGGGCTGCTCCCCGGTCTCCACCGCCTTCAAGGCCGGCCACGACGTGGTCCGCCCGCAGAAGCCGAACACCATCGCCAAGTCGCTGGCGATCGGCAACCCGGCGGACGGCCCGTACGTCCTGGACATCGCCCGCCGCACCGGCGGCTACGTGGAGGACGTCACCGACGAGCAGGTCGTCGAGGCCATCAAGATCCTCGCGCAGACCGAGGGCATCTTCGCCGAGACCGCGGGCGGCGTGACCGTCGGCGTGACGAAGAAGCTCATCGAGAACGGGCAGCTCGACCCGGCGCTGACCACCGTGGTCCTCAACACCGGTGACGGCCTCAAGACCCTGGAGGCGGTGGCCGCGGACAGCGGGCAGACCGCCACCATCCGCCCGAGCCTGGACGCGTTCCGCGCCGCCGGCCTCGCCTGA
- a CDS encoding GNAT family N-acetyltransferase: MDITTGGADAALDARLSKELDAFNLKATEGHEQAEFTVRVNDADGELVAGLSGWTWGDCAGIEMVWVREDSRGGGWGARLLSAAETEARARGCRTVLVSSFTFQAPAFYARHGYAETTRVPGFPAGHEDVYFLKRL; encoded by the coding sequence ATGGACATCACGACCGGCGGCGCGGACGCCGCACTCGACGCACGGCTGAGCAAGGAACTCGACGCCTTCAACCTGAAGGCGACCGAAGGCCACGAGCAGGCGGAGTTCACGGTCCGCGTCAACGACGCGGACGGCGAGCTGGTCGCCGGCCTCAGCGGCTGGACCTGGGGCGACTGCGCCGGCATCGAAATGGTCTGGGTCCGCGAGGACAGCCGCGGCGGCGGCTGGGGCGCCCGGCTGCTGTCCGCCGCCGAGACCGAGGCCCGTGCCCGCGGCTGCCGCACCGTCCTGGTGTCGTCCTTCACCTTCCAGGCCCCGGCCTTCTACGCCCGCCACGGCTACGCGGAAACCACCCGCGTCCCCGGCTTCCCGGCCGGCCACGAGGACGTCTACTTCCTCAAGCGGCTCTGA
- a CDS encoding phosphoribosylanthranilate isomerase, with amino-acid sequence MTDVADVADVFIKICGLKTGADVDAAVAAGAGAVGFVFAPGSPRTVEASVARELAARVPDSVLTVGVFRGQSVDEVRRLTEAGGVRGVQLHGDEGPEYYEALRAEGRTLLRATARHVERCGEYGEDLLLIDAPDPGSGKPWNWAAAGFTAPSGRWLLAGGLTPDNVRRAVETTGAWGVDVSSGVERERGVKSPDLIRAFIEAARG; translated from the coding sequence ATGACTGACGTGGCGGATGTGGCGGACGTGTTCATCAAGATCTGCGGGCTGAAGACCGGGGCGGACGTCGATGCCGCGGTGGCCGCCGGGGCCGGGGCCGTCGGGTTCGTGTTCGCGCCGGGGAGTCCGCGCACCGTCGAGGCCTCCGTCGCGCGCGAGCTGGCGGCGCGGGTGCCGGACTCGGTGCTCACCGTCGGGGTGTTCCGGGGGCAGTCCGTGGACGAGGTGCGCCGGCTGACCGAGGCCGGCGGCGTGCGCGGGGTCCAGCTGCACGGCGACGAGGGTCCCGAGTACTACGAGGCGCTGCGCGCCGAGGGCCGCACGCTGCTGCGGGCCACCGCCCGGCACGTCGAGCGGTGCGGGGAGTACGGGGAGGACCTGCTGCTGATCGACGCCCCGGACCCGGGTTCGGGCAAGCCGTGGAACTGGGCGGCGGCCGGGTTCACCGCGCCGAGCGGCCGCTGGCTGCTGGCGGGCGGACTGACCCCGGACAACGTGCGGCGGGCCGTCGAGACCACCGGGGCGTGGGGCGTGGACGTCTCCAGCGGGGTGGAACGCGAGCGCGGGGTGAAGTCGCCGGATCTGATCCGGGCCTTCATCGAGGCCGCGCGGGGATAG
- the murQ gene encoding N-acetylmuramic acid 6-phosphate etherase: MTASYAELRAQLDTLTTEAFRPELAGIDQMPTLDIARVMNAEDATVAAAVAARLPEIAAAIDAIALRMARGGRLVYAGAGTAGRLGVLDASECPPTFNTDPAQVIGLIAGGPGALVRAVEGAEDSEELAAADLTALALTEADTVIGVSASGRTPYAIGAVEFARTRGALTVGLSCNAASALAAAAAHGIEVVVGPELLTGSTRLKAGTAQKLVLNLISTITMIRLGKTYGNLMVDVRASNEKLRARSRRIVALATGAPDAEIEAALAATGGEVKNAILVILGGVDGPTAAELLTASGGHLRDALAHRADS, translated from the coding sequence ATGACCGCGTCGTACGCCGAACTCCGCGCCCAGCTCGACACCCTGACCACCGAGGCGTTCCGCCCCGAGCTGGCCGGCATCGACCAGATGCCCACCCTCGACATCGCCCGCGTCATGAACGCCGAGGACGCCACCGTCGCGGCCGCCGTCGCGGCGCGGCTCCCGGAGATCGCCGCCGCCATCGACGCGATCGCCCTGCGGATGGCACGCGGCGGCCGGCTCGTCTACGCCGGCGCCGGCACCGCCGGGCGGCTCGGCGTGCTCGACGCCAGTGAGTGCCCACCCACCTTCAACACCGACCCCGCCCAGGTCATCGGCCTGATCGCGGGCGGCCCCGGCGCCCTGGTCAGGGCCGTCGAAGGCGCCGAGGACTCCGAGGAGCTCGCCGCCGCGGACCTCACCGCCCTGGCGCTGACCGAGGCCGACACCGTCATCGGCGTCTCCGCCTCCGGCCGCACCCCGTACGCGATCGGCGCGGTCGAGTTCGCCCGTACCCGCGGCGCCCTCACCGTCGGGCTCTCCTGCAACGCCGCCTCCGCGCTCGCCGCGGCCGCCGCGCACGGCATCGAGGTGGTCGTCGGCCCCGAGCTGCTGACCGGGTCCACCCGCCTGAAGGCCGGCACCGCGCAGAAGCTGGTGCTCAACCTGATCTCGACCATCACGATGATCCGGCTCGGCAAGACGTACGGGAACCTCATGGTCGACGTACGCGCCTCCAACGAGAAGCTGCGCGCCCGCTCCCGCCGCATCGTCGCGCTGGCGACCGGCGCGCCCGACGCCGAAATCGAGGCCGCGCTCGCCGCGACCGGCGGCGAGGTCAAGAACGCCATCCTCGTCATCCTCGGCGGCGTCGACGGCCCCACCGCGGCCGAGCTCCTGACCGCCTCGGGCGGGCACCTGCGCGACGCCCTCGCCCACCGTGCGGACAGCTGA
- a CDS encoding PTS transporter subunit EIIC, with the protein MPTDKNRATAAAILPLVGGPDNITSVAHCMTRLRIGLRDRSLVQDEALKAVPAVLGVVDDETYQIVLGPGTVARVTPEFEALVKEGQGVQGAEGGPGGGEGQAGQQRQPEASPRPVTAADLADRGAALKEARKARNATPLKLFLRRIANIFVPLIPALIGCGIIAGLGGVLTNMAWLPALVPALAAIASGFMSLIAVFVGYNTAKEFGGTPILGGAVAAVIVFPGVAKIDAFGQHLSPGQGGVLGALAAAYLAVRVERLCRRWVPEALDALVTPTLTVLVSGLAALFGLMFLAGEVSAAIGTFATWLLAHGGAFAGLVLGGLFLPLVMLGLHQALIPIHTTLIEQNGYTVLLPILAMAGAGQVGAAIAVYVRLPRNRSIRTTIRSALPAGFLGVGEPLIYGVSLPLGRPFVTACAGGAAGGAFVGLCNQMGVAFGSTAIGPSGWALFPLLDGRSGMGLSLAIYGGGLAVGYLVGFVATYFFGFTGQMLAELDTDPDPASTTPTAAEPTRQPALT; encoded by the coding sequence ATGCCCACGGACAAGAACCGCGCCACCGCCGCCGCGATCCTCCCCCTGGTCGGCGGCCCGGACAACATCACCTCCGTCGCCCACTGCATGACCCGCCTGCGCATCGGCCTGCGCGACCGCTCGCTGGTCCAGGACGAGGCGCTCAAGGCCGTCCCGGCCGTCCTCGGCGTCGTCGACGACGAGACGTACCAGATCGTGCTCGGCCCGGGGACCGTCGCCCGCGTCACCCCGGAGTTCGAGGCCCTGGTGAAGGAGGGACAGGGCGTACAGGGGGCGGAGGGGGGACCAGGCGGAGGCGAGGGACAGGCAGGACAGCAGCGGCAGCCGGAGGCATCACCGCGACCCGTCACCGCCGCCGACCTCGCCGACCGCGGCGCGGCGCTGAAGGAGGCCCGGAAGGCCCGCAACGCCACCCCGCTCAAACTGTTCCTGCGCCGCATCGCGAACATCTTCGTCCCGCTGATCCCCGCGCTGATCGGCTGCGGCATCATCGCGGGCCTGGGCGGCGTCCTGACAAACATGGCCTGGCTGCCCGCCCTGGTCCCCGCGCTCGCCGCCATCGCCTCCGGGTTCATGTCCCTCATCGCCGTCTTCGTCGGCTACAACACCGCCAAGGAGTTCGGCGGAACGCCGATCCTCGGCGGCGCCGTCGCCGCGGTCATCGTCTTCCCCGGTGTCGCGAAGATCGACGCCTTCGGCCAGCACCTCTCCCCCGGCCAGGGCGGCGTCCTGGGCGCGCTGGCGGCCGCGTACCTCGCCGTCCGCGTCGAGCGGCTGTGCCGCAGGTGGGTCCCCGAGGCCCTGGACGCCCTGGTCACCCCGACCCTCACCGTCCTGGTCTCCGGCTTGGCCGCCCTCTTCGGGCTGATGTTCCTCGCCGGTGAGGTCTCCGCCGCCATCGGCACCTTCGCCACCTGGCTCCTCGCCCACGGGGGCGCCTTCGCGGGACTGGTCCTGGGCGGCCTCTTCCTCCCGCTCGTCATGCTGGGCCTGCACCAGGCCCTGATCCCCATCCACACCACCCTGATCGAGCAGAACGGGTACACCGTCCTGCTCCCGATCCTCGCCATGGCCGGCGCGGGCCAGGTCGGCGCCGCCATCGCCGTCTACGTCCGCCTGCCGCGCAACCGCTCGATCCGTACGACGATCAGGTCCGCGCTCCCGGCCGGCTTCCTGGGCGTCGGCGAGCCGCTGATCTATGGCGTCTCCCTTCCGCTGGGCCGCCCCTTCGTCACCGCCTGCGCGGGCGGGGCGGCCGGCGGGGCGTTCGTCGGCCTGTGCAACCAGATGGGCGTGGCCTTCGGCTCGACCGCGATCGGCCCGTCGGGGTGGGCCCTGTTCCCGCTGCTGGACGGCCGGTCGGGGATGGGCCTCAGCCTCGCGATCTACGGGGGCGGGCTGGCGGTCGGGTACCTGGTGGGGTTCGTCGCCACGTACTTCTTCGGCTTCACCGGGCAGATGCTGGCCGAACTCGACACCGACCCGGATCCGGCGTCCACGACGCCGACCGCTGCCGAGCCGACCCGCCAGCCGGCCCTGACCTGA
- a CDS encoding DUF4031 domain-containing protein → MTLYIDPPTWPGHGRMWSHLVSDVSYEELHAFAAGIGCPPKAFERDHYDVPEHRYAQAVAAGAVQIGSKELVRRLTAAGLRRPKGRPAA, encoded by the coding sequence GTGACGCTGTACATCGACCCGCCGACCTGGCCGGGTCACGGCCGCATGTGGTCGCACCTGGTCAGCGACGTCTCGTACGAGGAGCTACACGCCTTCGCGGCGGGCATCGGCTGCCCGCCCAAGGCGTTCGAGCGGGACCACTACGACGTGCCGGAGCACCGTTACGCGCAGGCGGTGGCGGCCGGCGCGGTGCAGATCGGCAGCAAGGAGCTGGTCCGGCGGCTGACGGCGGCCGGGCTGCGGCGACCGAAGGGGCGTCCGGCGGCCTAG
- the groL gene encoding chaperonin GroEL (60 kDa chaperone family; promotes refolding of misfolded polypeptides especially under stressful conditions; forms two stacked rings of heptamers to form a barrel-shaped 14mer; ends can be capped by GroES; misfolded proteins enter the barrel where they are refolded when GroES binds): protein MAKIIAFDEEARRGLERGMNQLADAVKVTLGPKGRNVVLEKKWGAPTITNDGVSIAKEIELEDPYEKIGAELVKEVAKKTDDVAGDGTTTATVLAQALVREGLRNVAAGANPMALKRGIEKAVEAVSGALLEQAKDVETKEQIASTASISAADTQIGELIAEAMDKVGKEGVITVEESQTFGLELELTEGMRFDKGYISAYFATDMERMEASLDDPYILIVNSKVSNVKDLLPLLEKVMQSGKPLLIIAEDVEGEALSTLVVNKIRGTFRSVAVKAPGFGDRRKAMLGDIAILTGGTVISEEVGLKLENAGLDLLGRARKVVITKDETTIVDGSGESDQVGGRVNQIRAEIENSDSDYDREKLQERLAKLAGGVAVIKAGAATEVELKERKHRIEDAVRNAKAAVEEGIVAGGGVALLQASAVFEKLDLSGDEATGANAVKLALEAPLKQIAVNGGLEGGVVVEKVRNLTVGWGLNAATGEYVDMIAEGIIDPAKVTRSALQNAASIAALFLTTEAVIADKPEKAGAPAGGGMPGGDMDF, encoded by the coding sequence ATGGCCAAGATCATTGCGTTCGACGAGGAGGCCCGGCGCGGTCTCGAGCGTGGGATGAACCAGCTCGCCGACGCCGTCAAGGTCACCCTTGGCCCCAAGGGTCGCAACGTCGTCCTTGAGAAGAAGTGGGGCGCCCCCACGATCACCAACGATGGTGTCTCCATCGCCAAGGAGATCGAGCTCGAGGACCCGTACGAGAAGATCGGCGCCGAGCTGGTCAAGGAAGTCGCCAAGAAGACGGACGACGTCGCCGGCGACGGTACGACCACCGCCACCGTTCTCGCCCAGGCGCTCGTCCGCGAGGGCCTGCGCAACGTGGCGGCCGGCGCCAACCCGATGGCCCTCAAGCGTGGCATCGAGAAGGCCGTCGAGGCCGTCTCCGGCGCCCTGCTGGAGCAGGCGAAGGATGTCGAGACCAAGGAGCAGATCGCTTCGACGGCCTCCATCTCCGCCGCTGACACCCAGATCGGCGAGCTCATCGCCGAGGCCATGGACAAGGTCGGCAAGGAAGGCGTCATCACCGTCGAGGAGTCCCAGACCTTCGGTCTGGAGCTTGAGCTCACCGAGGGCATGCGCTTCGACAAGGGCTACATCTCGGCGTACTTCGCCACCGACATGGAGCGTATGGAGGCGTCGCTCGACGACCCGTACATCCTGATCGTCAACTCCAAGGTCAGCAACGTGAAGGACCTCCTTCCGCTGCTGGAGAAGGTCATGCAGTCCGGCAAGCCGCTGCTGATCATCGCCGAGGACGTCGAGGGCGAGGCCCTGTCGACCCTGGTCGTCAACAAGATCCGCGGCACCTTCCGCTCGGTCGCCGTCAAGGCCCCGGGCTTCGGCGACCGCCGCAAGGCCATGCTCGGCGACATCGCCATCCTCACGGGCGGCACGGTCATCTCCGAGGAGGTCGGCCTCAAGCTCGAGAACGCGGGCCTGGACCTGCTCGGCCGCGCCCGCAAGGTCGTCATCACCAAGGACGAGACCACGATCGTCGACGGCTCCGGTGAGAGCGACCAGGTCGGCGGCCGCGTCAACCAGATCCGCGCCGAGATCGAGAACTCCGACTCGGACTACGACCGCGAGAAGCTCCAGGAGCGCCTCGCGAAGCTGGCCGGCGGCGTGGCCGTCATCAAGGCCGGCGCCGCGACCGAGGTGGAGCTCAAGGAGCGCAAGCACCGCATCGAGGACGCCGTTCGCAACGCGAAGGCGGCCGTCGAGGAGGGCATCGTCGCCGGTGGTGGCGTGGCCCTGCTCCAGGCCTCCGCGGTCTTCGAGAAGCTCGACCTGTCGGGTGACGAGGCGACCGGTGCCAACGCCGTGAAGCTCGCCCTGGAGGCCCCGCTCAAGCAGATCGCCGTCAACGGTGGTCTCGAGGGTGGCGTCGTCGTGGAGAAGGTCCGCAACCTGACGGTTGGCTGGGGCCTGAACGCCGCGACCGGCGAGTACGTCGACATGATCGCCGAGGGCATCATCGACCCGGCGAAGGTCACGCGCTCCGCGCTGCAGAACGCCGCGTCGATCGCCGCGCTGTTCCTGACGACCGAGGCCGTCATCGCCGACAAGCCCGAGAAGGCCGGCGCCCCGGCCGGCGGCGGCATGCCGGGCGGTGACATGGACTTCTGA
- a CDS encoding cold-shock protein, producing MAQGTVKWFNAEKGYGFIAVDGGADVFVHYSAIQMDGYRTLEEGQRVEFEISQGQKGPQADMVKLAAG from the coding sequence ATGGCTCAGGGCACCGTCAAGTGGTTCAACGCGGAGAAGGGCTACGGCTTCATCGCGGTCGACGGTGGTGCGGATGTGTTCGTCCACTACAGCGCCATCCAGATGGACGGGTACCGCACCCTTGAAGAGGGTCAGCGGGTCGAGTTCGAGATCTCGCAGGGCCAGAAGGGTCCGCAGGCGGACATGGTCAAGCTCGCCGCCGGCTAG
- a CDS encoding glucosyl-3-phosphoglycerate synthase, whose translation MLEEVERWLADRSWSAADRPLDQLLERKRAAGTTVSVVLPALDEEATVGAIVEVIRRDLIDGLPVPLVDELVVVDSGSSDRTAEVAAKAGARVVHRDEILPRLPALPGKGEVLWRSLLATSGEVVCFVDADLRDFSSSFVSGIVGPLLTDPGVEFVKAMYDRPLGPEFDGLASGKAPGQGGRVTELVARPLLNLHWPQLAGFVQPLGGEYAVRRSLLERLPFPVGYGVELGLLVDALHTVGLDALAQVDVGVRLHRHQDGQALGRMAAAIYRTALVRQSRGHLVRPELTQFERGPEGFVPRTYPVDTEERPPMADIEEYAVRRVA comes from the coding sequence GTGCTGGAAGAGGTGGAGCGCTGGCTGGCCGACCGCTCCTGGTCCGCAGCCGACCGACCGCTCGACCAGCTGCTGGAGCGGAAACGGGCGGCCGGTACGACGGTCAGCGTGGTGCTGCCCGCGCTCGACGAGGAGGCCACGGTCGGCGCGATCGTGGAGGTGATCCGGCGCGACCTGATCGACGGGCTGCCGGTCCCGCTGGTGGACGAGCTGGTGGTGGTCGACTCGGGCTCCAGTGACCGGACGGCGGAGGTCGCGGCCAAGGCCGGCGCCCGTGTGGTGCACCGGGACGAGATCCTGCCGCGCCTGCCGGCGCTGCCCGGCAAGGGCGAGGTGCTGTGGCGGTCGCTGCTGGCGACCAGCGGGGAGGTCGTCTGCTTCGTCGACGCCGACCTGCGCGACTTCTCGTCCTCCTTCGTGTCCGGGATCGTCGGCCCGCTGCTGACCGACCCGGGGGTGGAGTTCGTCAAGGCGATGTACGACCGCCCGCTCGGCCCCGAATTCGACGGGCTCGCCTCCGGCAAGGCTCCGGGGCAGGGCGGGCGGGTCACGGAGCTGGTGGCGCGCCCGCTGCTGAACCTGCACTGGCCGCAGCTGGCCGGCTTCGTGCAGCCGCTGGGCGGCGAGTACGCCGTTCGGCGGTCCCTCCTGGAGAGGCTCCCGTTCCCCGTCGGGTACGGGGTGGAGCTCGGCCTGCTGGTGGACGCGCTGCACACGGTGGGGCTGGACGCGCTGGCGCAGGTGGACGTGGGCGTCCGGCTGCACCGCCACCAGGACGGGCAGGCGCTGGGCCGGATGGCCGCCGCGATCTACCGGACGGCGCTGGTCCGGCAGTCGCGCGGGCACCTCGTACGCCCGGAGCTGACGCAGTTCGAGCGGGGTCCGGAGGGCTTCGTACCGCGCACGTACCCGGTGGACACGGAGGAGCGGCCGCCGATGGCGGACATCGAGGAGTACGCGGTGCGCCGGGTGGCATGA
- a CDS encoding trehalose-6-phosphate synthase codes for MAYSVLVAANRGPLSYALAADGTLTARRGGGGLVSGLSAALARQPDALWVCAALSEADREAVRQGVSEPGVRMLDIDETVYDDAYNGIANSVLWFTHHHLYDVPTAPVFDAEFRRHWDSYVVYNRAFARALAQEAAEGAAVLVQDYHLALVPGELRELRPDLRISHFTHTPWASRDFLDMLPDDVRAQLMWGMLGADVVGFHTSAWAHAFMEGARLDDERGTAAPCFPAGTGGERYVEKGPAGPGRGHRRTDVAVYALGVDGDELRALAHRLEVNDKLAALRAEVGDRRTIVRVDRTELSKNIVRGLLAYRELLTTRPEWRGRVVHLASAYPSRQDLEVYRAYTQSVRELAARINEEFGSQDWQPVLLSVQDDFARSLAAYRLADVALVNPVRDGMNLVAKEIPVVSDGGCALVLSTGAGAYGELREDALTVNPFDVSDTARALHEALGMPAAERAERTKRLAAAATALPPSAWFEAQLSALRGP; via the coding sequence ATGGCCTACTCGGTACTCGTCGCCGCCAACCGCGGCCCCCTCTCGTACGCCCTCGCCGCCGACGGCACCCTCACCGCCCGGCGCGGCGGGGGCGGTCTGGTCTCCGGCCTCTCCGCGGCGCTGGCGCGGCAGCCGGACGCGCTGTGGGTCTGCGCGGCGCTCTCCGAGGCGGACCGGGAGGCGGTCCGCCAAGGCGTCTCCGAACCAGGCGTCCGGATGCTGGACATCGACGAGACGGTGTACGACGACGCGTACAACGGCATCGCGAACTCGGTGCTGTGGTTCACCCACCACCACCTCTACGACGTCCCGACGGCGCCCGTCTTCGACGCGGAGTTCCGGCGGCACTGGGACTCGTACGTCGTCTACAACCGGGCGTTCGCGCGGGCGCTGGCGCAGGAGGCGGCCGAGGGCGCGGCGGTGCTGGTGCAGGACTACCACCTGGCCCTGGTCCCCGGCGAGCTGCGGGAACTGCGGCCGGACCTGCGGATCAGCCACTTCACGCACACCCCGTGGGCCTCGCGGGACTTCCTGGACATGCTGCCGGACGACGTCCGGGCGCAGCTGATGTGGGGGATGCTCGGGGCGGACGTGGTGGGGTTCCACACCTCGGCGTGGGCGCACGCGTTCATGGAGGGCGCGCGCCTGGACGACGAGCGGGGCACCGCCGCCCCGTGCTTCCCGGCGGGGACGGGCGGGGAGCGGTACGTCGAGAAGGGCCCGGCGGGCCCGGGGCGGGGGCACCGGCGGACGGACGTGGCGGTGTACGCGCTCGGCGTGGACGGCGACGAGCTGCGGGCGCTGGCGCACCGGCTGGAGGTGAACGACAAGCTGGCGGCGCTGCGGGCGGAGGTGGGGGACCGGCGGACGATCGTGCGGGTGGACCGCACCGAACTGTCGAAGAACATCGTGCGGGGCCTGCTGGCGTACCGGGAGCTGCTGACGACGCGTCCCGAGTGGCGGGGGCGGGTCGTGCACCTGGCCTCGGCCTATCCGTCCCGGCAGGACCTGGAGGTGTACCGGGCGTACACGCAGTCGGTGCGGGAGCTGGCCGCGCGGATCAACGAGGAGTTCGGCTCGCAGGACTGGCAGCCGGTGCTGCTCTCGGTCCAGGACGACTTCGCACGCTCGCTGGCGGCGTACCGGCTGGCGGACGTGGCGCTGGTGAACCCGGTGCGGGACGGGATGAACCTGGTGGCGAAGGAGATCCCGGTGGTGTCGGACGGGGGCTGCGCGCTGGTGCTGTCCACGGGGGCCGGGGCGTACGGGGAGCTGCGGGAGGACGCGCTGACGGTGAACCCGTTCGACGTGTCGGACACGGCGCGGGCGTTGCACGAGGCGCTGGGCATGCCGGCGGCGGAGCGCGCGGAACGCACCAAACGGCTGGCCGCCGCCGCGACGGCGCTGCCGCCCTCGGCCTGGTTCGAGGCCCAACTCTCCGCCCTGCGCGGCCCGTAG
- a CDS encoding MoaD/ThiS family protein: protein MSVNVRIPTILRTYTGGQAEVAAEGANLAEVIASLEQNHPGIAARVLDDQGKLRRFVNVYVNDDDVRFEGGLDAVTPDGAGVSIIPAVAGGC from the coding sequence ATGAGCGTCAACGTCCGCATCCCCACCATCCTGCGCACCTACACCGGCGGGCAGGCCGAGGTCGCCGCCGAGGGCGCGAACCTGGCCGAGGTCATCGCGTCGCTGGAGCAGAACCACCCGGGCATCGCCGCTCGCGTCCTGGACGACCAGGGCAAGCTGCGCCGCTTCGTGAACGTCTACGTCAACGACGACGACGTGCGCTTCGAGGGCGGTCTGGACGCGGTGACGCCGGACGGTGCGGGCGTCTCGATCATTCCCGCCGTCGCGGGCGGCTGCTGA